From the genome of Triticum aestivum cultivar Chinese Spring chromosome 1A, IWGSC CS RefSeq v2.1, whole genome shotgun sequence:
ATTAACTGCAATTAAATCGAAGCATGCAACCAGCTGCATGCCTTTGCAGCGGGCAAGTGCCAGACGTGCCCTTGATTGGTTGCATGCAGAGACGAAGCGTTAAACCAGCTGGGCGGAATAAATGCGAGCTAATGGGGGTTGGCTACTTGCATGCTCCGAAATCAGAGGCTGTTAGAGTTAATACATTGCCTTGGTCCTTGAGTTCTTGTCGAAgggcccaataaacccggacggagggagtaaatgtgATGGTTTTATGCATTTTACTGTGTTTTGTAAGGTCAACAATCTAGAGGGGAGCTGCGCTTCAGCCAGCCAGGAGTTCGATCTTGACCGATCCTGATCCACCCACAGCACCTCATCTGCCCACGAATGGCACAGCCAGCCCTCCCTAAATAATCCCCGAAACACTTATTAAGAAACTAATCTCGACTATTAGAAAAAGTGGGAGCAGAAAGGGCCAAAACCCCAACCCGAAGATAAACAAGGCAAGCAAAGTATCGGATCCGGACTAATCAAGCCACCCAAATCTGCAGATTAATTCCCCACCCCCCAGCCCCGCCGGCCGCGTCATGCTCCGGCCGTTCCCCTGCCCCCAccgcacgcccgccgccgccgccgccagcccgccccccgccgccgcggccgcagccATGGCGCCGTCCTCCTCCCGCTCCCACTCCCActccggcggcgggggcggcggccacgtctccctctccctctcgccttCCTCCTGCAGGCACACCCCCTCCTCGGCCACGCTCGATCTCCTCATCCTCCTGCTCGTGCTCTtctccctcgccttcctcctcgcctcCTCGCTCGCCCACGTCTCGCGCTCGCTCTCCCCGCTCCTcgcgtcgccgcccgccgccgcggcgctcgcctccgccgccgccgccctgccctacTTCGCTGCCGGCCTCCCCTACGTCGCCGCAGCCGCGGTGCTCGCCACGGCCGCCTTCCTGTCCTGCCgacgcctccctcgccgccgctgccgcaaccCGCGCTGCCGCGGGCTCCGGAAGGCGCTCGAGTTCGATGTCCAGCTCCAGAGCGAGGAGGCCGTGCGGGCTGGCGGGGGGAGCACCGTTGGCGGCGCTGACGCCGCCATGTGGCGCGAGATCGAGACCTTGCCGTGGAAAGGGGGCCAGAGCGGGAACAATCCGGACTACGAGTGCCTTCGCGCAGAGCTCCGCCGGATGGCGCCGCCCAACGGCCGCGCTGTCCTGCTCTTCCGCAACCGCTGTGGCTGCCCGGTGGCCAAGCTCGAGGGCTGGGGCACCCCCAAAAGCAAGCGGCGGAATAAGAAGTGAGAGCCCATTGACCCATTCCCCTTTCCTTGCAACTTCATGAAATAAGTTCAGTTACATGATCTAAACTCCTAACAGTGTCACGATTTCTGTGGGAGCGATGCAGATATATAGGCTACATACATCTTCAATACAAACGATCAATCTTTGATATGTTTCTTTGGGGTTCAACAGGAGTTATACTGTTTCTGTGTGTATGGCCATCTAGTTTTATATGATCTAGGAAGTATGCTGGTTGGAAGTTTTAATCGAGTTAGCATTTTTTCTCCGAAGCTAGTGAATTATGTCATGTCCTCTTTGTGGTTGTTCATCTGCCACTGGGACACAAGTTAAATTTACCTAACTACCATTCTCAGTTGAAGGGGGTGTAAATGTTCATAACCACTTTTATTTTCTATCTGTTGCTTGAGCAGATGCATTTTTCTCGTAAAAGATATTTTCCAACTGTAAACTTATTGTCCCTTCTCTGCAAATGTGTTTGGAATTTTGGATAAGTTATGCAAATGTTGAAGAAAAGCATCCATTGTTAATACAATTCAACGCCCTTTGCTCACATCTCATGGCAGATGTTACATATGAAATTAATTTAAATTTGATGACCTTTACTGACATTTATGCTACATTTTCGTTTATGGCTAACGTTAAACATGGGATTAAATGGTGACTGATTCTAATTGTTGCTTGGGGTGGATTATTTTAGATGATTAAGCCTATTTCTAACTAGATAAACTTAAGCTCAGTTTAGGAGCTTGTGGGACTAGCAAGTTAAGGATTTAATGCTTTTGACTTGCCAAGCCAGTCAGAAGAAGAAATTGGGTCACCTAACCAGGTTATCTGTATTATTAGGAAGTGCTTTTGAGAGGATACAGTTTTGGTGTCACTTAACATAATTCACTAACTAGGAGTGCCTCTTCCCTCTTGGGATTGTGGCAGTTGTTTCTGCTAGGCCGAAAAAGTTCCGCATGACGTGATAGTATTTTGTGCCATCTATGGTTTGACTATGTCATTACTAACAACTACCTAATTGTGTCTATCAGTTGCACGGATTGAGTTTGTTCACTCAATTGATCTTTACTGTCTATTTCGTAGTGACACATATTTTTAGCATGTTCTTACTATTTTTAATCGAACCAATTAATGATCAAATTTACTTCCACACAGTTTCTCCTCACTTCTCGCATTGAACACACATCCTTATTTGAAAAATAAAAAACTAAAGAATTTCATATCACATGTTCGGTAGGAAACATGTTTCTAGGATGCCAAGTAGGGAGATATATGATTCTATAGGTGCTCTTCTTAGTTTATCAGTGCGAAAATGCCTCTGTTTGCTTAATAATGATTGGGACGATTGGAAGTATAGGCGCTACCGTCTTGATTCCGGGAGAGGTGATGTTATCATTGGCATTTCCATGTTTCTAGGATGCCAAGTAGGGAGATATATGATTCTATAGGTGCTCTTCTTAGTTTATCAGTGCGAAAATGCCTCCATTTGCTTAATAATGATTGGGACAATTGGAAGTATAGACGCTACCGTCTTGACTCCAGGAGAGGTGATGTTATCATTGGCATTTCTCTTTCTGATTAACATGGTGTGTCAGGGGCACTATGTCGTACAGTGGTTGAGATGGTTCATGTTTAATTACAATTTGTTTGGTTTCTGGGCCTAGAGTACTTCTCTGTTTCTGATCATAACTCACTGCCCACGTGTTCTTAGCTATGTTGTCTGAATAACACTGATACCATGAAAGCATATGCATGGAGAAAAATCCAATACTACAACATGTAACAAATGAACTCCTTGGTCCTTGCCATCTGCTACATGTATCTACACAAAATGATGAGTTGACGAAGTCAATATGATGAACTGCAACCAAGAAGAGAGTTCGCACAACGAAAGCAATAGCAATTCTACAGATGCGAAGGAAGTAGCAACGTAGAAATGAGTAGTAGTGTGGGAGGAAGTAAATAATAGTTCAACTTCTTACTGCATTATGATAGACCACACTAGCACAACCACTTCACACACAATACGGTTCAGCACTTAAAGTTTATTGGACCATAAATGTACATAAGGTACCCGGGCAGGACACGATGAATCATGATTCTTAAGTCCAGTTGTTGCTTCTATCTTTGTCATTAATGGTTGAGGAGGTCCAATCTCAGATCTCACCAATCGCTATGCCTCTGTTGCCTCACCATTTTCTTGCACTTGCCTTTGTTGCCTCACCATTTTCTTACACTTGCCTTTGTTGCCTCACCATTTTCTTACACATGCTCTAACCATTGTTCGTCTAGTCAGAGATTTGCTTGCTGAAGGAATCCACGATGACCTTAGAGGACTCAAAAGCTATCTCTTCCAATTCCCCACATTCTTATTAAGCATTGTGCTATTCTCATTTCCTTGAAGGAGATGTACGTTGTGTTCATGTACTAAATCCTTAGCACGTCAAACGTGCTAAGGATTTAGTACATGAACACAACTTACATCTCTTACAAACAGCTTTCCAGGATCACCTCAGAGGACTCAAAAATTATCTCTTACAAACAGCTTTCTTTGTAAAGACACACATGGTAGATGTGGATACTGGACCCCAGAATAACCTGCAAATAACCTTAAATTGTGGTCACCAGAATATGCATTCATTTGGTTT
Proteins encoded in this window:
- the LOC123054643 gene encoding uncharacterized protein At5g19025 yields the protein MLRPFPCPHRTPAAAAASPPPAAAAAAMAPSSSRSHSHSGGGGGGHVSLSLSPSSCRHTPSSATLDLLILLLVLFSLAFLLASSLAHVSRSLSPLLASPPAAAALASAAAALPYFAAGLPYVAAAAVLATAAFLSCRRLPRRRCRNPRCRGLRKALEFDVQLQSEEAVRAGGGSTVGGADAAMWREIETLPWKGGQSGNNPDYECLRAELRRMAPPNGRAVLLFRNRCGCPVAKLEGWGTPKSKRRNKKGTQGSSLDGGVR